The DNA segment GCGAGCGGCCCGCGCGAGACCTACGGATTCACCACGGTGCCGGCCGACGAGCCGTCCATGGTGGGCTACATCGAGGCGGCGCTGCGCGATCAGGAGGCGGGCCGGGCACTGCCGTTCGCGACCGTCGCGAAGGCGACGGGCCGGGTGGTCGGCAGCACGCGCTTCGGCAATATCGAGTTCTGGCCGTGGCCGTCGGGGAATGCGAACCAGCGCGGCCGGGACGTGCCCGATGTGGCTGAGATCGGCTGGACCTGGCTGGCGGCCGACGTCCAGCGGACGCCGGTCAACACCGAGGCGAAGCTGCTGATGCTCGCCCACGCCTTCGAGGCGTGGCGGGTACACCGGGTGAGCCTCATGACCGACGCGCGCAACGAGGGCTCACGTCGCGCGATTCTGAGGCTGGGCGCGCGCTTCGACGGCGTAATCCGGGCGCAGCGGCCCGGCTCGAACGGGGCGATCCGCGACACGGCGGCGTTCTCGATTCTCGATCACGAGTGGCCGATGGTGAAGCAGCAGCTGCAATCACGACTGAACCAGTGAAAGGAGACACTCGCATGGAACTCGGAACGATGAGGCTCAAGGTCGGGCTGGCGGAGATGCTCAAGGGCGGCGTGATCATGGACGTGACCAACGCCGAGCAGGCCAAGATTGCGGAGGATGCGGGCGCCGTGGCGGTGATGGCGCTCGAGCGCGTGCCGTCGGACATCCGCAAGGATGGGGGCGTGGCGCGCATGTCACCCGTGAAGAAGATCAAGGAGATCCAGCAGACGGTGTCCATCCCGGTCATGGCCAAGTGCCGCATCGGCCACTTCGTCGAGGCGCAGATTCTCGAGTCGTTGGGCGTGGACTTCATCGACGAGTCCGAGGTGCTGACCCCCGCCGACGAGCACTTCCACGTGGACAAGTTCGCCTTCAAGGTGCCCTTCGTCTGCGGCTGCCGTGACCTGGGCGAGGCGCTCAGGCGCATCGGCGAAGGCGCGGCCATGATCCGCACCAAGGGCGAGGCCGGCTCGGGTAACATCGTCGAGGCCGTCCGCCATATGCGTGCTGTCATCTCCGGGATCAAGCGGCTCAAGGCGCTCGGGCCGGAG comes from the Candidatus Rokuibacteriota bacterium genome and includes:
- a CDS encoding GNAT family protein; this encodes MPATERVTRVRPVVLEGRHVRLEPLAVDHARDLLAAASGPRETYGFTTVPADEPSMVGYIEAALRDQEAGRALPFATVAKATGRVVGSTRFGNIEFWPWPSGNANQRGRDVPDVAEIGWTWLAADVQRTPVNTEAKLLMLAHAFEAWRVHRVSLMTDARNEGSRRAILRLGARFDGVIRAQRPGSNGAIRDTAAFSILDHEWPMVKQQLQSRLNQ
- the pdxS gene encoding pyridoxal 5'-phosphate synthase lyase subunit PdxS, yielding MELGTMRLKVGLAEMLKGGVIMDVTNAEQAKIAEDAGAVAVMALERVPSDIRKDGGVARMSPVKKIKEIQQTVSIPVMAKCRIGHFVEAQILESLGVDFIDESEVLTPADEHFHVDKFAFKVPFVCGCRDLGEALRRIGEGAAMIRTKGEAGSGNIVEAVRHMRAVISGIKRLKALGPEELMTEAKNLGAPYELLRWVAEHGKLPVPNFSAGGIATPADAALMMQLGAEGVFVGSGIFKSADPAARAKATVQATTHFKDADILAKVSEDLGDAMPGIETSKLKESDLFQTRGW